From a single Cupriavidus taiwanensis LMG 19424 genomic region:
- a CDS encoding TRAP transporter substrate-binding protein — MAVLLTRRRFGALAAGTLAMTLPMAPVLAQAATIRLKYGTAFPADHPGTLRIQQAAVAIRQDTGGKVDLQVYPNSQLGSEPDMIAQVRTGAMDFMSTAGTNLQTLVPVAGINGVAFAFKDYATVWAAMDGDVGAYVRAALGKANLHVFDKCLDNGYRNITSASRPINTPADLKGFKVRVPGIPLWISMFKALGASPTAIPFGELYSALQTRVVDGQENPLALIRSAKLYEVQKFCALTGHTWDGHFIFGNAKTFRALPAEVQAAITTHFTAAALKQREDIARLNTDARAELSRLGIVFGQPDPAPFRALLQGAGFYAEWKKRYGDEAWSRLEKYAGRLA; from the coding sequence ATGGCCGTTCTGTTAACCCGACGCCGTTTTGGCGCGCTAGCCGCCGGCACGCTCGCGATGACGCTGCCGATGGCACCCGTGCTGGCCCAGGCTGCCACCATCCGCCTGAAGTACGGTACCGCCTTCCCCGCCGACCATCCGGGCACATTGCGCATCCAGCAGGCGGCGGTGGCAATCCGCCAGGACACCGGCGGCAAGGTCGACCTGCAGGTTTATCCCAACAGCCAGCTGGGCAGCGAGCCGGACATGATCGCCCAGGTGCGGACCGGCGCGATGGACTTCATGTCCACGGCCGGCACCAACCTGCAGACCCTGGTGCCGGTCGCCGGCATCAACGGCGTGGCCTTTGCCTTCAAGGACTACGCCACGGTCTGGGCCGCGATGGATGGCGACGTCGGCGCCTATGTACGGGCCGCCCTGGGCAAGGCAAATCTGCACGTCTTCGACAAATGCCTGGACAACGGCTATCGCAACATTACCTCGGCGAGCCGGCCGATCAACACGCCGGCCGACCTGAAGGGCTTCAAGGTACGCGTGCCCGGCATTCCGCTGTGGATCTCGATGTTCAAGGCACTGGGCGCGTCGCCCACTGCGATCCCGTTCGGCGAACTGTATTCGGCGCTGCAGACACGGGTCGTTGACGGGCAGGAGAACCCGCTGGCGCTGATCCGCAGCGCGAAGCTGTATGAAGTGCAGAAGTTCTGCGCGCTCACCGGGCACACCTGGGATGGTCACTTCATCTTCGGCAACGCGAAGACATTTCGGGCGCTGCCGGCGGAGGTGCAGGCCGCCATCACGACACACTTTACCGCCGCGGCGCTGAAGCAGCGCGAGGACATCGCGCGCCTGAATACCGATGCGCGGGCCGAGCTGAGCCGCCTCGGCATCGTCTTCGGCCAGCCCGATCCGGCGCCATTCCGCGCCTTGCTGCAAGGCGCCGGATTCTATGCCGAATGGAAGAAGAGGTACGGCGACGAAGCGTGGTCCAGGCTGGAGAAATACGCCGGACGGCTCGCATGA
- a CDS encoding TetR/AcrR family transcriptional regulator — MARPKREDINDVNRRNDLVIAAALLFKEKGYHGTSMRDIARAINMQAGSPFYHFATKQDLLFAGVEAGLLACLADLEAIDPKALPPLEYFRAMARAHLRCLLETQGGMVPMVVDEWRYLEGPNLEAVLAIRHRFEALWQSALARLKDAGLVRRSDAMACRFFLSALHGAVRWYKPDGPMSPDEIADELVDWIRTR, encoded by the coding sequence ATGGCGCGACCCAAACGCGAGGACATCAACGACGTCAACCGCCGCAATGACCTGGTCATCGCGGCGGCGTTGCTGTTCAAGGAGAAGGGCTACCACGGCACGTCCATGCGCGACATCGCGCGGGCCATCAACATGCAGGCGGGCAGCCCCTTCTATCACTTCGCCACCAAGCAGGACCTGCTGTTCGCAGGCGTGGAGGCCGGCCTGCTGGCATGCCTGGCCGACCTCGAAGCCATCGACCCCAAGGCGTTGCCCCCCCTGGAATACTTCCGTGCGATGGCGCGCGCTCACCTGCGCTGCCTGCTCGAAACGCAGGGCGGGATGGTTCCCATGGTGGTGGACGAATGGCGTTACCTGGAAGGGCCGAACCTGGAAGCGGTGCTGGCGATCCGCCATCGCTTCGAGGCGCTATGGCAGTCTGCGCTGGCCCGGCTCAAGGATGCCGGGCTGGTCCGGCGCTCCGACGCGATGGCCTGCCGCTTTTTCCTCAGTGCCTTGCATGGTGCGGTGCGCTGGTACAAGCCGGATGGACCCATGTCGCCCGATGAAATTGCCGACGAACTCGTAGACTGGATACGCACCCGATAG
- a CDS encoding sensor histidine kinase → MPFPHSRLWRAAPEQRAYEEARHRARALRFFYLHAMVYVVVNAMLIGFHLMGSSHRSWAGGPLMGWGIGLAVHGIMTWGRVGLLGRRWEERKIAEYMAQEQVRTLSTEKQLVEARMKLLQAQIEPHFLFNTLANVVSLIEPAPQKATMMLEHFIAYLRASLAASRATQGTVAQEAKLLRDYLALIRIRMGERLHYTVDVDPELEPMPLAPMLLQPVVENAIKHGLEPKIEGGRLLVRLERRGARMLATIEDDGMGFRPSAGAGVGLSNLRERLAVLYDGDAHVRIEERSPGTAVLIDLPLPTAP, encoded by the coding sequence GTGCCTTTCCCCCACTCCCGCCTCTGGCGCGCCGCCCCGGAGCAACGTGCCTACGAAGAAGCCCGCCATCGCGCGCGCGCGTTGCGTTTCTTCTACCTGCACGCCATGGTCTACGTGGTGGTGAACGCGATGCTGATCGGATTTCATCTGATGGGATCGTCGCACCGCTCCTGGGCCGGCGGCCCGCTGATGGGCTGGGGCATTGGGCTGGCGGTGCACGGGATCATGACCTGGGGACGGGTCGGCCTGCTCGGGCGGCGCTGGGAAGAGCGCAAGATTGCCGAGTACATGGCGCAGGAACAGGTGCGCACGCTGTCGACGGAGAAGCAGCTGGTCGAGGCGCGCATGAAGCTGCTGCAGGCGCAGATCGAGCCGCACTTCCTGTTCAACACGCTGGCCAATGTGGTCAGCCTGATCGAGCCCGCGCCGCAGAAGGCGACGATGATGCTGGAGCATTTCATCGCCTATCTGCGCGCGTCGCTTGCCGCCAGCCGCGCGACGCAAGGCACGGTGGCGCAGGAGGCGAAGCTGCTGCGCGACTATCTGGCGCTGATCCGCATCCGCATGGGCGAGCGCCTGCATTACACGGTCGATGTCGACCCGGAGCTCGAACCGATGCCGCTCGCGCCGATGCTGCTGCAGCCGGTGGTGGAAAATGCGATCAAGCATGGCCTGGAGCCGAAAATCGAAGGGGGGCGGCTGCTGGTCCGGCTGGAGCGGCGCGGCGCGCGCATGCTGGCGACGATCGAGGACGATGGCATGGGCTTCCGGCCGTCGGCCGGCGCGGGTGTCGGGCTGTCGAACCTGCGCGAACGGCTGGCGGTGCTGTATGACGGCGACGCCCACGTCAGGATCGAAGAGCGCTCTCCCGGTACCGCCGTATTGATCGACCTTCCGCTGCCGACAGCACCCTGA
- a CDS encoding mannitol dehydrogenase family protein → MRLTQRTGCRANAEVRQPGYDRSRLSRGVLHLGLGAFHRAHQALYTEAAIRAGDSRWGIAGVSLREPRTPRTLAAQDFLYSVTEREGAAATTRIVGAVVQAWYAPHALGEVLGALADPGIAVVTCTVTEKGYCLQPSSADLDVDDADIRHDLAHPDTPRSTLGVLAAGLRRRPAGAPLSIVCCDNMPANGDTLRKLLAQYAALTDPALARRVRDDVAFPNTMVDRIVPAATPASRRDAEGRLGLRDEAAIVCEAFTQWVIEDRFAGPRPAWEVGGALMTGDVRPFQAMKLQLLNGTHSAIAYAGQLCGLQTVAEAMGDALVGAFARGVMADLRATVQAPPGYDVAAYSEALLQRFRNAALDHRTLQIAADGTQKVPLRWLPALRASAGTERPWLERALAAWLHCLRSGRSDSGLALAFDDPGAPALAACLRGAHGDADAVRRALAHTPVFGSEPWPVPLADRLAHYLAVLRVFGAAALLSS, encoded by the coding sequence ATGAGGCTCACGCAACGCACCGGTTGCCGCGCCAATGCTGAAGTGCGCCAGCCCGGCTACGATCGCAGCCGTTTGTCGCGCGGCGTGCTGCACCTCGGCCTGGGCGCCTTCCATCGCGCGCACCAGGCGCTGTACACCGAGGCCGCGATCCGCGCCGGGGATAGCCGCTGGGGCATTGCCGGCGTCAGCCTGCGAGAGCCACGCACACCGCGCACGCTGGCGGCGCAGGACTTCCTGTACTCGGTGACCGAGCGCGAAGGCGCGGCGGCCACGACGCGCATCGTCGGCGCCGTGGTGCAGGCCTGGTATGCCCCGCACGCGCTAGGCGAGGTGCTCGGCGCGCTCGCCGACCCTGGTATCGCCGTGGTGACCTGCACGGTGACGGAAAAGGGCTACTGCCTGCAGCCGTCCAGCGCCGACCTGGACGTGGACGACGCCGATATCCGGCATGACCTGGCCCATCCCGACACGCCCAGAAGCACGCTTGGCGTACTGGCCGCCGGCCTGCGCCGTCGACCTGCCGGGGCGCCGCTCAGCATCGTCTGCTGCGACAACATGCCCGCCAACGGCGACACGCTGCGCAAGCTGCTGGCACAGTACGCGGCGCTAACGGACCCGGCGCTGGCCCGCCGCGTACGCGATGACGTGGCGTTCCCCAACACCATGGTGGATCGCATCGTGCCCGCCGCCACGCCTGCATCGCGCCGTGACGCCGAGGGCCGCCTGGGCTTGCGCGACGAAGCCGCCATCGTCTGCGAAGCCTTCACGCAGTGGGTGATCGAGGACCGCTTCGCCGGCCCCAGGCCGGCATGGGAAGTGGGCGGCGCGCTGATGACCGGCGATGTCCGGCCGTTCCAGGCGATGAAGCTGCAACTCCTCAATGGCACGCATTCCGCCATCGCCTATGCCGGACAACTGTGCGGGCTGCAGACCGTTGCCGAAGCCATGGGCGATGCACTGGTGGGCGCCTTCGCGCGTGGCGTGATGGCAGACCTGCGCGCCACCGTGCAAGCGCCGCCCGGGTATGACGTGGCCGCTTACAGCGAGGCCTTGTTGCAGCGCTTCCGCAATGCGGCGCTCGACCATCGCACCTTGCAAATTGCCGCCGATGGCACGCAGAAAGTGCCGTTGCGCTGGCTGCCCGCGTTGCGCGCCAGCGCCGGGACCGAGCGGCCCTGGCTGGAACGCGCGCTCGCCGCCTGGCTGCATTGCCTGCGCAGCGGACGCAGCGATAGCGGCCTCGCGCTTGCTTTCGACGATCCCGGCGCTCCCGCGCTGGCAGCGTGCCTGCGTGGGGCGCACGGCGATGCCGACGCTGTCAGGCGGGCACTGGCGCATACGCCGGTTTTTGGCAGCGAGCCGTGGCCCGTGCCGCTGGCTGACCGCCTGGCCCACTACTTGGCGGTGCTGCGCGTTTTCGGCGCCGCCGCGCTGCTGTCGTCCTGA
- a CDS encoding 2TM domain-containing protein, with the protein MHHAFPPNDPNAMAYWRARRMVRALRGWYIHLLVYAVVNAWLWFRFFYFPSPPWSHYATTGWPWPLTTTLAWSLGLALHGLLVWTRLSRRGRDWEQRKIQEFMDRH; encoded by the coding sequence ATGCACCACGCCTTCCCGCCCAACGACCCCAACGCCATGGCCTACTGGCGCGCGCGCCGCATGGTGCGCGCCCTGCGCGGCTGGTATATCCACCTGCTGGTCTACGCCGTGGTCAATGCGTGGCTGTGGTTCCGTTTCTTTTATTTTCCGTCGCCGCCCTGGTCGCATTACGCCACCACGGGCTGGCCCTGGCCGCTGACCACCACGCTGGCGTGGAGCCTGGGACTCGCCCTGCACGGGTTACTGGTCTGGACGCGGCTGTCGCGCCGGGGTCGCGACTGGGAACAGCGCAAGATCCAGGAATTCATGGACCGGCACTAG
- a CDS encoding LytR/AlgR family response regulator transcription factor, with translation MTPTALIADDEEHLRAYLRGKLQRLWPELQIVAEATNGIEAADAIARLSPSVAFLDIKMPGLSGLEVAQGMETDTRLVFVTAYDEFALDAFERAAVDYLVKPVSEERLGRTIDRLRKALQDAAPLPELAQLLNQLTRAQPRVEGGAQLRWVRASRGNTTSHVPIQEVMYFQSDDKYVVVHTRDGEHLIRTPLAELMAGLDPEVFWQIHRSSIVNMEYVAGTRRDESGRLFVRMRGSDAELPVSRAYMHRFRQM, from the coding sequence ATGACGCCAACCGCGCTGATTGCCGACGATGAAGAGCACCTGCGTGCATACCTGCGTGGCAAGCTGCAGCGCCTTTGGCCAGAGCTGCAGATCGTTGCCGAGGCGACCAACGGCATCGAAGCCGCCGACGCCATTGCGCGGTTGTCGCCGAGCGTTGCTTTCCTCGATATCAAGATGCCGGGTCTGTCCGGGCTGGAAGTGGCGCAGGGGATGGAAACCGATACGCGGCTGGTGTTCGTCACCGCCTATGACGAATTTGCGCTCGATGCGTTCGAGCGCGCGGCGGTGGACTACCTGGTCAAGCCGGTCAGCGAGGAACGGCTCGGCCGCACCATCGACCGCCTGCGCAAGGCCTTGCAGGACGCGGCGCCCCTGCCTGAACTGGCGCAGCTGCTGAACCAGCTGACACGCGCCCAGCCACGCGTGGAAGGCGGCGCCCAGTTGCGATGGGTGCGGGCCAGCCGTGGCAATACCACCAGCCACGTGCCGATCCAGGAAGTGATGTACTTCCAGAGCGACGACAAGTACGTGGTAGTGCATACCCGGGATGGCGAGCACCTGATCCGGACGCCGCTGGCGGAACTGATGGCCGGCCTGGATCCGGAGGTGTTCTGGCAGATCCACCGCTCGTCCATCGTCAATATGGAATACGTGGCCGGCACGCGTCGTGACGAGTCGGGCCGGCTCTTTGTCAGGATGCGCGGCAGCGATGCCGAGCTGCCGGTGTCGCGCGCCTACATGCATCGGTTCCGGCAGATGTAG
- a CDS encoding sugar kinase: MRARFDIVALGEAMVEFNRAGPRDSRSYVQGFGGDTSNAIIAAARQGARCAYVTRLGDDEFGRMCLYLLRTERVDTSGVVIDPSAPTGLYFVHHGPDGHAFTYRRAGSAASRMQPADLPVALIERATWLHVSGISQAISNSAARTVREAIRIARQAGTSVSYDPNLRLTLWPVERAREVILATLPLCDLFLPSLDDVRQLAGIDDPAGIVAWCHRMGARQVVLKLGSRGCLVSDGEQLTAVAPLRVDAVDATGAGDCFDGTYLARLVAGDDAIGAARWASVAAALATTGHGAVAPLPGVQAVWNALKAQS; encoded by the coding sequence ATGCGCGCGCGCTTCGACATCGTTGCGCTCGGCGAGGCCATGGTGGAGTTCAACCGCGCCGGGCCGCGGGATTCGCGTAGCTACGTGCAGGGCTTTGGCGGCGACACCTCCAACGCCATCATTGCCGCTGCGCGCCAGGGCGCACGATGCGCCTACGTGACCAGGCTCGGCGACGACGAATTCGGCCGCATGTGCCTGTACCTGCTGCGCACCGAGCGCGTCGACACCAGCGGCGTCGTCATCGACCCTTCGGCGCCTACCGGGCTCTACTTTGTCCATCACGGCCCTGACGGCCACGCCTTTACCTATCGGCGCGCGGGCTCCGCCGCGAGCCGGATGCAGCCAGCGGACCTGCCGGTCGCACTGATCGAAAGGGCGACATGGCTCCATGTCTCGGGAATCAGCCAGGCCATCAGCAACTCCGCCGCGCGTACCGTGCGCGAGGCGATCCGCATCGCTCGCCAGGCCGGCACCAGTGTGTCCTACGACCCCAACCTGCGCCTGACGCTTTGGCCCGTGGAGCGCGCCCGGGAAGTCATCCTCGCCACCCTTCCCCTGTGCGACCTGTTCCTGCCAAGCCTTGACGACGTGCGTCAGCTTGCCGGCATCGACGATCCCGCGGGCATCGTGGCGTGGTGCCACCGGATGGGCGCGCGGCAGGTGGTGTTAAAGCTGGGCAGCCGCGGTTGCCTGGTATCCGACGGCGAACAGCTGACCGCCGTGGCGCCATTGCGCGTCGATGCGGTCGATGCCACCGGCGCAGGCGATTGCTTCGACGGCACCTATCTCGCGCGGCTGGTGGCCGGGGATGACGCCATCGGCGCCGCACGCTGGGCCAGCGTGGCCGCCGCGCTGGCCACCACAGGCCACGGCGCCGTGGCACCGCTGCCGGGGGTGCAAGCGGTCTGGAATGCGCTCAAGGCGCAATCATGA
- the manD gene encoding D-mannonate dehydratase ManD codes for MKIEQIKTIVTCPGRNFVTVKVITDAGVYGLGDATLNGRELAVRAYLDEHVIPCLIGRDPRRIEDIWQYLYRGAYWRRGPVTMTAIAAIDMALWDILGKLAGMPVVQLLGGRSRHGLMVYGHATGRDHAEAIDAVHRHIEQGYKAIRVQSGVPGLSKVYGVGTQAGRYEPAQKGLPPEEPWDTSLYLRHTPELFRKVREAVGFGPHLLHDAHHRLTPIEAASLGKALEPFGLFWLEDPTPAENQAAFRLIRQHTTTPLAVGEIFNSLWDCKDLISHQLIDYIRTTIVHAGGITHVRRIAELAAIHQVRTGFHGATDLSPVCMAAAVNFGLWVPNFVIQELMPHGALIDEVFPHNYRLEDGYLVMDDVPGLGVDIDEALASRYSYERAYLPVARLRDGAMWNW; via the coding sequence TTGAAAATCGAACAGATAAAGACCATCGTCACCTGCCCGGGGCGCAACTTCGTGACGGTCAAGGTGATCACCGACGCAGGCGTGTACGGCCTGGGGGACGCCACGCTCAATGGCCGCGAGCTGGCGGTGCGGGCGTACCTGGACGAGCATGTCATTCCATGCCTGATCGGCCGCGATCCGCGCCGGATCGAGGACATCTGGCAGTACCTGTACCGCGGCGCTTACTGGCGGCGCGGGCCGGTCACGATGACCGCGATCGCCGCCATCGACATGGCGCTGTGGGACATCCTGGGCAAGCTGGCCGGCATGCCGGTGGTCCAGTTGCTGGGCGGGCGCAGCCGCCATGGCCTGATGGTGTACGGCCACGCCACCGGCCGCGACCACGCCGAGGCCATCGACGCGGTGCACCGCCATATCGAGCAGGGCTACAAGGCGATCCGCGTGCAGTCGGGCGTGCCTGGCTTGTCCAAGGTGTATGGCGTCGGCACCCAGGCGGGCCGCTATGAACCGGCGCAGAAGGGCCTGCCGCCTGAGGAGCCCTGGGACACCTCGCTGTACCTGCGCCACACGCCGGAACTGTTCCGCAAGGTGCGCGAGGCCGTCGGCTTCGGCCCGCATCTGCTGCACGATGCGCACCACCGGCTGACACCGATCGAAGCGGCCAGCCTCGGCAAGGCGCTGGAGCCCTTCGGTCTGTTCTGGCTGGAGGATCCCACACCGGCAGAGAACCAGGCGGCGTTCCGTCTGATACGCCAGCACACCACCACCCCGCTCGCGGTCGGCGAAATCTTCAACTCCCTGTGGGACTGCAAGGACCTGATCAGCCATCAGCTGATCGACTACATTCGCACCACCATCGTTCACGCCGGCGGGATCACGCATGTGCGCCGCATCGCTGAGTTGGCCGCGATCCACCAGGTGCGCACCGGCTTCCATGGCGCCACCGACTTGTCGCCGGTTTGCATGGCCGCGGCGGTCAACTTCGGCTTGTGGGTACCGAACTTCGTCATCCAGGAACTGATGCCGCATGGCGCGTTGATCGACGAGGTGTTTCCGCACAACTACCGGCTGGAAGACGGTTACCTGGTGATGGATGACGTGCCGGGCCTTGGCGTCGACATCGACGAGGCGCTGGCGTCGCGGTATTCGTACGAACGCGCCTACCTGCCGGTGGCGCGGCTGCGTGACGGCGCGATGTGGAACTGGTAG
- a CDS encoding TRAP transporter large permease, whose translation MEHTAEAVAPAPLARSAPSAASACWRRLMVCVVEVPAALIVLAEILLLGGGAFARYALHQPVPWTDELAGILFLWLAMLGAIIALDRGSHMQLTTFIKNLPPARRAWVDALGMWLVVAFLSLLLRPAWEHLAEHLEVSTPTLEISEGYRAAAVLAGVVLMLVAATLRLLSAHWKPVAATGLMVALCGGLLWLLSPALMTLGNVNLVIFFLLMLVACVAIGVPIAFAFGLATLCYLSLSTATPLSIIPNRMQEGMSHLILLAVPLFVFLGALIEMTGLARAMIHFLVSLIGHLRGGLQYVLLGAMYIVSGISGAKAADMAAVAPSLFPEMKRRGAKDGDLIGLLSASGAMSETIPPSIVLITVGSVTGVSITSLFIGGLMPAAVGLVMMSLVVWFQTRKEDMSRVPRPSRSAIVKALLVALPALALPVIIRTAVVEGVATATEVSTIGIFYAVVAGVLVYRQFDWRRIYPMLLGTAALSGAILLIVGCATAMAWALTQSGFAQDLVEILSAVPGGKTGFLLVSALAFVMLGSLLEGIPAIVLFGPLLFPIAKLVGVHEVHYAMVVIFAMGLGLFAPPFGVGFYAACAIGRVSPDVAMPKVWPHMAALLVALVLLTLVPWFSTGFL comes from the coding sequence ATGGAGCACACCGCTGAAGCCGTTGCGCCGGCGCCATTGGCGCGGTCAGCGCCGTCAGCCGCCAGTGCGTGCTGGCGCCGGCTGATGGTCTGCGTGGTGGAGGTGCCGGCCGCACTGATCGTGCTGGCTGAGATCCTGTTGCTGGGCGGCGGTGCGTTCGCGCGCTATGCCCTGCACCAGCCCGTTCCCTGGACGGACGAACTGGCGGGCATCCTGTTCCTGTGGCTGGCGATGCTCGGCGCCATCATCGCGCTGGACCGCGGCAGCCACATGCAGCTGACCACCTTTATCAAGAACCTGCCGCCAGCCCGGCGCGCCTGGGTGGATGCGCTCGGCATGTGGCTGGTGGTGGCGTTCCTGTCGCTGTTGCTGCGGCCGGCCTGGGAGCATCTGGCCGAGCACCTGGAGGTGTCGACGCCGACACTGGAGATCAGTGAAGGCTACCGCGCCGCCGCGGTGCTGGCCGGCGTCGTGCTGATGCTGGTAGCGGCAACATTGCGCCTGCTGTCGGCGCACTGGAAGCCAGTGGCGGCGACAGGGCTGATGGTGGCATTGTGCGGAGGCCTGCTGTGGCTGCTGTCGCCCGCGCTGATGACGCTGGGCAATGTCAACCTGGTGATCTTCTTCCTGCTGATGCTGGTCGCCTGCGTGGCCATCGGCGTACCGATCGCCTTCGCCTTCGGCCTGGCCACGCTGTGCTACCTGTCGCTATCCACGGCCACGCCGCTGTCCATCATCCCCAACCGCATGCAGGAGGGCATGTCGCACCTGATCCTGCTGGCGGTGCCGCTCTTTGTCTTCCTGGGCGCGCTGATCGAGATGACCGGCCTCGCGCGCGCGATGATCCATTTCCTGGTCAGCCTGATCGGTCATCTGCGCGGCGGCTTGCAGTATGTGCTGCTGGGCGCGATGTATATCGTTTCCGGCATCTCCGGCGCCAAGGCCGCCGATATGGCCGCCGTGGCGCCGAGCCTGTTTCCCGAAATGAAGCGGCGCGGTGCGAAGGATGGGGACCTGATCGGACTGCTGTCCGCCTCGGGCGCGATGTCCGAGACCATCCCGCCCAGCATCGTGCTGATCACGGTGGGGTCGGTGACGGGGGTGTCGATCACCTCGCTGTTCATCGGTGGCCTGATGCCGGCGGCGGTGGGTTTGGTGATGATGTCGCTGGTGGTCTGGTTCCAGACCCGCAAGGAAGACATGAGCCGCGTGCCCCGGCCGTCGCGCTCGGCGATCGTGAAGGCCCTGCTGGTTGCGCTGCCGGCGCTGGCGCTGCCCGTCATCATTCGCACCGCCGTGGTGGAGGGCGTGGCCACCGCCACCGAGGTGTCTACCATTGGCATCTTCTATGCGGTGGTGGCAGGGGTCCTGGTGTACCGCCAGTTCGACTGGCGCCGGATATATCCAATGTTGCTGGGCACGGCGGCGCTGTCCGGGGCGATCCTGCTGATCGTGGGCTGCGCCACCGCGATGGCCTGGGCGCTGACCCAGTCCGGCTTCGCGCAAGACCTGGTCGAAATCCTGTCGGCTGTCCCCGGCGGCAAGACCGGCTTCCTGCTGGTATCGGCGCTGGCGTTCGTCATGCTCGGCAGTCTGCTGGAAGGCATCCCTGCGATTGTGCTGTTCGGGCCCTTGCTGTTCCCGATTGCGAAGCTGGTCGGCGTGCATGAGGTGCACTACGCCATGGTGGTGATTTTTGCGATGGGGCTCGGGCTGTTCGCGCCACCCTTTGGCGTGGGGTTTTATGCGGCCTGCGCGATCGGCCGCGTGTCGCCGGACGTGGCGATGCCAAAGGTGTGGCCGCATATGGCGGCGCTGCTTGTGGCGCTGGTGTTGCTGACGTTGGTGCCCTGGTTCTCGACTGGGTTCTTGTGA
- a CDS encoding Zn-dependent oxidoreductase — protein sequence MLSIVVEQPHRMAVRERADPSPAAGEVRVRVRLAGICGSDLHIFHGKNPFATYPRVIGHEFAGHIDAVGAGVSADRIGERVVVDPVIRCGQCHACRIGRHNVCQRLQVIGVHRDGGFSQFACVPADNAYAVPAGMPTASAAVIETFAVAANATHRTGVLPTDVALIYGAGPVGLNLLQVLKGVYGVRTFITDHVDERLALARGCGAEEDEVINTAREPLARALARRGVAGGPTLIFDAVCHPAILEEAVALAAPAGRIGVLGFSATPSALPQQALTSKELTLYASRLNCAMFPTVIDWITRGRVDPGRIVTHQIPFRDVADAFALSESQPRACCKVLLDLSEDA from the coding sequence ATGTTAAGCATCGTCGTCGAGCAACCGCACCGCATGGCCGTGCGCGAGCGGGCCGATCCATCCCCTGCCGCAGGCGAGGTGCGCGTGCGCGTCCGGCTCGCCGGCATCTGCGGCTCGGACCTGCACATCTTCCATGGCAAGAATCCGTTCGCGACGTATCCACGCGTGATCGGCCATGAATTTGCCGGTCATATCGATGCGGTCGGCGCTGGCGTCAGCGCTGACCGCATTGGCGAGCGGGTGGTGGTGGATCCGGTGATACGTTGCGGCCAGTGCCATGCCTGTCGCATCGGCCGGCACAATGTCTGCCAGCGGCTCCAGGTCATCGGTGTGCACCGGGATGGCGGCTTCAGCCAGTTCGCATGCGTGCCGGCGGACAACGCGTATGCGGTGCCTGCCGGCATGCCGACCGCCAGTGCCGCGGTGATCGAGACGTTTGCCGTGGCGGCCAACGCCACCCACCGCACCGGCGTGCTGCCCACCGACGTGGCGCTGATCTACGGTGCCGGGCCGGTCGGCCTGAACCTGCTGCAAGTGTTGAAGGGCGTGTATGGGGTGCGCACCTTCATCACCGACCATGTCGATGAACGGCTGGCATTGGCGCGGGGGTGCGGCGCCGAGGAAGACGAAGTCATCAACACTGCGCGCGAACCGCTTGCCCGCGCGCTCGCGCGGCGCGGCGTGGCCGGCGGGCCGACGCTGATCTTTGACGCGGTCTGCCATCCCGCCATCCTGGAGGAAGCCGTGGCCCTGGCCGCGCCCGCAGGCCGTATCGGCGTGCTCGGGTTTTCCGCCACGCCGTCGGCGCTGCCGCAGCAGGCGCTGACCAGCAAGGAACTGACGCTTTACGCTTCGCGGCTGAACTGCGCGATGTTTCCCACGGTCATCGACTGGATCACGCGCGGGCGGGTGGATCCGGGCCGGATCGTCACACACCAGATCCCCTTCCGCGATGTGGCCGACGCGTTCGCCCTTTCCGAAAGCCAGCCGCGCGCCTGCTGCAAAGTGCTGCTCGACCTGAGCGAGGACGCCTGA